A window from Capricornis sumatraensis isolate serow.1 chromosome 5, serow.2, whole genome shotgun sequence encodes these proteins:
- the LOC138079741 gene encoding serine protease 58-like: MEFFRPELWGTGFYTLVQEDVGYKFCSCFVTIPITTLSSGRDSGINMKCILLSLLMITGVISIFVEDTADLNNLFYLLYLKSSYKPCMGTLIAPQWVITAAHCFLPDLQVILTGGAITFQELIGEILPYEEIIIHPNFTFTSPKNDLMLIKLSVPLTFFSASMFQLPVSNSSDIADCLVYTWVEDKRSFGNRRGYLQSFMTELSADSVCRTLLHKTFFEDLFCVGHLRKNTDECQVTSAAPATCDNKLQGIMSWTTGCFLTDHSAVFTNIYSHIPWIESIIST, encoded by the exons TGGGTTATAAGTTCTGTTCCTGCTTTGTGACTATTCCTATTACAACCTTATCCTCAGGACGAGATTCAGGCATCAACATGAAGTGTATCCTATTATCCTTGCTGATGATAACTG GTGTTATTTCAATTTTTGTTGAAGATACTGCAGACCTAAACAatcttttctatttattatatCTGAAATCCAGTTACAAGCCCTGTATGGGGACTCTGATTGCTCCTCAGTGGGTGATAACGGCAGCACACTGCTTCTTACC AGATCTCCAGGTTATCTTAACTGGTGGAGCCATCACTTTTCAAGAGTTAATTGGGGAGATTCTGCCTTATGAGGAGATCATCATTCACCcaaacttcacttttacttctcCTAAAAATGATCTTATGCTGATAAAGTTGTCTGTACCTCTCACCTTCTTCTCTGCCAGCATGTTTCAGTTGCCTGTTTCCAATTCAAGTGACATTGCAGATTGCTTGGTTTATACCTGGGTGGAGGATAAAAGATCTTTTG GAAATAGAAGAGGTTACCTGCAGAGCTTCATGACTGAACTGAGTGCTGATTCGGTCTGCAGAACATTACTGCATAAAACGTTTTTTGAAGACTTGTTCTGTGTGGGACACTTACGAAAAAACACAGATGAATGCCAG GTGACCTCAGCTGCGCCAGCCACATGTGACAATAAATTACAAGGAATTATGTCTTGGACAACTGGATGTTTTCTCACAGATCATTCTGCTGTCTTCACTAACATCTACAGCCACATTCCATGGATCGAGAGCATTATTTCTACATAA